The region AGGCGGCTCCAtcgcgcccgcccggcccgcggcGCTGCCCGAGCATCCCGGGCGCCCGCCCGGCCGAGCGCTCGGCCCCggcccgcggcggggcgggacgggcggggcggggccgccgccgctccAGCGCCGCTCGCCGAGCGCCCGGCTCGCCCCGCAGCGCAGCCGCGGCCGCCTTTGTCCGGCACGAAAAGCGATTCAGGCAAAGCGGGCAGGTGCCACCCTGCTCCGTTTGTCTGCCGAGCCTGCGCCCCAAGTGTGTTTCTCATTTCTTAACTCATTTCTCCCTTCTGCTGTCTCTTCAACACAAGCAAGACAACAGCATCGCACAATCCACTTCGACAAGTAAGGCTGGTGAAGGAGTGAGTGCTTCCACTAAATAAAAACCCCAATGTGCTTGAAAGCCGACCTTCTCTTCGCTCAGACCTCCTCACCTCTGTCGATGAGGTGACTCTATGGTGTTGCTGTGTGGCTTTGAAGAGCTCTGGGATAGAGATGAGGAAGCGTTAAACTCGTTCAAAGGAGCTGCCCAAAGCAGTGACTTTAGTCTCTCTTTGGCTGGGGAGCAGGACCGGCCTTGTTGAACGCAGGCAGCAGCACGAGCAGGGCTCCTCCACCAGCAGGGACTTGCCATGAGCCAGGAGGGGACCGTGGCACCAGAGGGGACCGTGGCACCAGCCATGCCCAGACACCATGAACAGGGTGGCAAAAGTCAGGTGCTGCTGTCAGGCTGCATGAACAGCCCAGGCAAGGCATCATGAGGAGCCAGGTTTGGGGAGCATCCAAGGAGTCCTGTCAAGAGCAAATCATTTGAATATTCTCTCTAGGacaaaaaaagagcaaaccAATCCAGCTGATGTGTGAGGAAAGTGAATTCAAGTTCATTTAAAGCGCTGCTCAATTCAGGATTGGGTTTCTTTTAAGTGAACTGATGCtaataaacattttccttcatATGGTGGGGTTTCTCTTGCAATCCGACTTTGGTGATAAATCGCTGACCActtttggttttgctctttAAGGTAAGTTGAAAGTCTGAGTAGCTTTGTTGAGGAATGGAGAATTGTTTGTAGCTCAGTCTTTTTCTCCGGAGGAGCCTTCCATTTTAGCACAGGAGGAAGGTAAGGCAAAGATTTAAAAGCTTTCCCTCCTGGAGTGACACACCTTCAGAGGAGTCTGTGAGGAGAAGTCCCCTCAGCCACTGCCAGGGCTGTTTGCCTCCTCTGCAGGCTCAGTATTCTGGGAGTTCCACAAGCCTCAGCTGCCACTGTATTTTCCTCTGAATATCTCTTGTTGTGCAGTACACAGGGAGAATATTTTGCGCTAGATTCCCCTCTGGGCTTTGAGGTAAATCTCAGGAATTCAGGTGATTTTAATGTGCAGATGAATTTTTTATGGATAGTAAGGAAAAGGGAATAAGTACCATGGAAAATTAATTGCTCAAAATGTGAGTGGCCCAACCACACTAAAAACAAAGTCtaaactgaagaatttttttatttttttttgttccctgacAGGTGGGGTAAAACATGCAGTGCTACTAAAGTCTTTAACAGATGCAGCCAGCAACCAACTGTATGAATATCCAGGTGGTAAAGGATGAGACAGGGCAGGAAAGAATCTTCAGCCCTTCCTGTTGAAGTTAGAACAGTATGAAAACTGACTCTGGCTGCTGTCCATAGGTAATGGATGTCATTTGTACAGGAGGGCAGGTGTCCAAAGCTGTTTGTAGCCCATGCACTGCCGTGGCTGGCCCCGTTCCAGCCCTAGCTGGACCAGGGCGGGGGGCtcgggaggggaggaggtggggGGATCTCGGGAGGCTTCCGCTTCACAGCCGGGCTGGGGGGCCGTGGCGGAGGCACGGAGTGCTGGTGCTCTGCTTTCTTGGACAACTGCTGCTGCGGAGGCCATGTCTGGGAGCTGCCAAACCCGACGGTCTCTGGGCTCCCTGGGGGCGAGGGAGAGTCATGGCTTCTCGGCCAGGATGCTGGAGCTGCGGCAGCGGCACTGCGGAGAGAGGAGCGGCTGAGGCCCCAGCTGCCAGTGGCACACTGAgaccctcctgcacagcagggcccagagctggcaaggctccccagcccggctggagctgctggcacaccttggcccagctggacagctgccCCTCAAGGCCCCGGCGAGCAGGGCACggctctgggcaggctcccTGGCCAGGAGCGGGCCCCAGAGCGCGACTGCCTTGCAAGGGCAATCTCgtccctgctctttctcctccccaccttgcctggcctctgccctgtgcccctggggctgctcttggccaggcagcctcagtgggagccagcactggctgcagccccagcgggCCCCCCAGGACAAGGCCCGGCAATTAAGAGGCCAATGAaagcactgggcagcagcagaaccctcAGCAGAGTTCTTTGGACAACCACAGACTGGCCACAACTCCACTGTAGCCTCACTGGGAATGTTCCCTGACTATCAGCAGCATTTAAAGATGCTGGAGGGTAGAGATCAGCAACAActtactctttcttttccttccaccaCCGGAAACCAACACAGCACACGACCATAGAAAGTGGCACAGTGAACAGTGTCACTACTGTGCCTATCATGCAGGATTTGCGCACATCCTGGGGGCAGAAAACTCTTGGGGTACTCGGTGGATTCTGAGCGTTTTTATGTGACTTGACAAGCACTTCTGTGGGAGTAATGGAGAGCGTGAGCCCgcgctgtgctgcactgctgagctggcagcagggtgcATACGGCCAGGACGTTCTctgtttcccccagagctggggcctgcAGGCACCTTGCCgccccttggcacaggctgtgccacccaacaaagcccagcaggccGGGAGGAGAGCCCGGGGCCAGCGCAGCTGCTTGGGCAGTCGCTGCTTTGAGGGACATGGGCCAAAcccttctctgagcagcccctggcagccctgggcctccctgccctgggacggctcccccagccccaggggacagagtCAGGCCCTGTCAGgagccagtgcagcccctgcccagtcaggagccagggctggctctggcccTGGGCTCGCAGCAGGGCTCCCTCTCGGGGCTGCTCCCGTGCCTTGGGCCTCTGGGCACTCAGGGCCAGCtccgggagcagctgcagcgggAAGGGCGTTGGTGCGCGAGTCCCGATTCCCCGGGGCTGTGAACGAGCTCCAGAGGCCTGGAAGCCGAGGCGCctccagctttggctgctgccgGGCCGTGCaagggcagggcctgggggaagagctgctgccacacagcccCGCCGAGGGCTGAGCCCGGCTGAGCCCGGCACAGCAGTTacctcctgtgcctgtgcctgcgCCTGGCATCGCCTTCCTCCCTGGAGTAGAGGTTGGCACTGagccactgcttcctccaggATGTGCCTCCTTCCACTGAGATATTTGGTCCATTACTTGAGAAAGGAAGAGGGACAGCTGGATCAGGTGGAACCATTCACCATTCCAGGACGTGGCATCTTCAGGAGACAATACTTCTCAAAGTCATGGATAAGAATCAGGAGAATGGCCAGGTTATTGGGCCTGGGCCAACGACCTCCCTCATCGAAGCAGCCCCTACTCCTGATCTGCCCAGAGACcaggaaattgcaggggatctcagAGTGTGCATggcccatggtgcagtttgggctccctgtcagcggctgccaaatgccttcctgcagaggctggggagaagctgcagccaggccaggctgggaaacagccctgcaggccgtgaaagcagcagcggggcagccaggctgccatggatcccttcccgctGTGCCGGGCACggtgtgtccagatgtgcagggaacgcccccggctgctgagtcccagggcaaggctgagggaaatgcacccaccacGGCGTCTCTCCAGGTCTCTCAGCATCTGGTCTAGATGTTTCGCTGCCTCCAGGGATTTCTTGTGTCCTGTGTCTGCATTCTTCCATCTAGGAGGACCTTAACAGAAAGTTGTTCCAAGTCTCCTTCAGGCCAGAGTGGCAGAGAGTGCCCCTGGGTGATTGGTGGCCTCCAAGGCACtcgctcagctctgcctcccactcaggtgcaggggcagggggagcacgTGCCTGTGGCGGCCCCACACTGGGATGGAAGGAGCCCCTTGCTGGGCAGtcggggcagaaaggactccctggagctgccagcagctctaaacccagccccagccagggccaggccttggcagcagcagcagcagcaggagcagctcaggctcccCGGGGCCGGCAAAGGAGCTGTGAAAGGCtcagccccggggcacagccctgggcccggccccttccctctctgctcttctccctggctgcacagagcacacggaaggacacactggcattgcacatgggaggaagatggacagctaaatgctccttcctcccactgacaGCGATCCTGTGGGATCACTCAAGGCTCCAGAAGGGAGTAAGGCAAATTTTCCAGAAACTTTCACCCCTGCGATTCTGCGAAGGGAAATGGCTCAGGAGGCACTGAttattctctcaggaaaggcacacaGAGAAAACTTGCCTCCAGCATTCTCCAAGAGGTCCAAGCTGTCATCCAACAGGGCATCCGGATAAGCCATGTCACCATCCCAATCTAGAAGGGATCACAGATCAGAACCATTTCCATGTTGTGCTGGAATCCCCTTCTGCATCAGGgaactgggcactgcaagggggtCGGGTAAGGCTGTGGGGGCCAGATGAGAAtggccatggccaaagctgcacaggggcctggggagctctgggctggctcctggtcactctccaCACGATTTCCTTGCcttgtgcaacatccctgggagggcggctggagcagcccagacCCCATGGGgactctctccctcccacagagGAAACCCTCCCTCAAGCCCAGGGGAAAACCATTCCCCAGCGCTTCCTGGCGAGCAGGGAGCGCTCTCCCGGGAaaggggagccaggctgccgGCTCACCTGCTCCCCGCGCTTGCAgcggagcagcctgggcagccctggcaggcagggccacggccaggaggagcaggaggaagaggcgcAGAGCAAGGGCCATGGTGCCTCGCCCTCTGCCCGTCCCgcagctcttgctgccaccGCTGTCCTGACACCGCTGTCCCAAtgtcagcaccactgctgccactgccgctgctgctgcaacaGTTGTGCTCAAGGACTGACTGCTCGGTCcttgtggtgctgtgcagccacggggctctggcacctctgtgacctcagagcctgctgtgacctcagcctGCTCTGACCCCAGAGCCTGATGTGACCTCAGCCTGCTCTGACCCCCGAGCCTGCTCTGACCCCAGAGCCTGATGTGACCTCAGCCTGCTCTGACCCCCGAGCCTGCTCTGACCCCAaagcctgctgtgacctcatggccaggctggaggtgTGTGGGGAGTGGGATCTGCCTTCTTTGGCCGGGTGCTCATCCTGCCCAACAGCTGTGTCCCAGGGTTGTGACAcagtcccagcccagctggtCGCACAGGTTGGGGCAtgaagggatggagagcagcccggccaagaaggacttggggctgctgctggatgagaggctggacatgagccagccttGTGCATCCACAGGAGTGTGCCCAGCAGGTTGAAGGAGGTGACTCCacctctctgctctggtgagacttCACCTGGAGTACTGTGGGAGATGTTTTACAGCAACTTCTGTGAATCAGAGAGAACTTTGATATGAGGATCcatgtttacccctgaaagaattttctaccaaggtcgttgacatagaaaccaagaaagagagaaggataaataagagaaacctgcaactgccTATTCCAGTAGGCACTTTGCTTGTCTCTCGtgaccaatgagtaaagtgtAAACTTAGGAGCTTTGTAAGAATGTCGAAAAGGCATGCATGCTAGAATAAAAACAGGCTTTGAAGCCTTCTGGAAGTGGAGggtgttgctttgtattgtctcCGTCTCTACCAAGAcagagtgctgcatccagctctgggtccccagcacaggaaggacatggttCTGTTGGCTctagtccagaggagggacaaaatgctctgagggctggaacCCTTCTGCTttggagacaggctgggagagctggggtgttcagcctggaagagagAAGACTCCAGGGGGACCTGATTGCTGCCTTTCAGTACCTTAAGGGGGCTGGTAAAAGAGATGGGACAGAATTTTTCATAAGGGCCTTTTGTGACCAGACCgtgggggaatggttttaatcTAAAGGGTGGTTGATTCAGACTAGATGAAAGAAACCCACTTTTTACACTGTAGGTTTTgaaaccctggcacaggttgctcagagaggtgGATATCCATCCCTGCAGTCATTcaagctctgctctgagcaacctgacctagtcaaaggtgtccctgctcactgcagggcattggactagatggcctttaaatgtcccttccaacccaagccattctgtgctCCTGTGCTCCATCAAAGCAGTGTGGGATTAGTGCTGGGGTGATTATGCTGGCACCTGTATTTTGGCAGTTGTGCCGTTTAGCAAATGGCCAAGAGAGGATTGATGGGCTGGGCAGTGAAGCAAATAACACACAGTGTGCTCAAGGAGAAACAGGAGAGGAACACGGCTTCCAGTTCAGATAAATGCCAGCATTTTGCTGCCCATCCCATGTtaagaaagaaaggaatgtCCTGATGGTCCCTTTGTGTGGGTGCCCTATTGGCGGTACCAGTACTTGTGTTCTGTAAGACAGGTAACTTGTTACAGCTTCTTGCCCCATTTCTCACTGGATAAAACCCAAATACTGCATCATTCCATGTCTACTTTCTTCCAAGTCAAGGCAAATCTTGTTCATTTTTGAGTGGGACATATTCATCTGTTCACAAGCAAATTCTTCTTGCCATTCACACAATGTGGATTTGCTCGAATCAGACTGTAATTAAGGTCTACCTCTCACTAGTATTAAAGTTGATGCATTGTGAGGCAAGGTGCCGAGTAATTTGTCCTGGTGTCTGGCCCTGTAGAGggtttttctgtaattaaatgaCATTTGAAGACAGCTGTAGTCTACCATACTTCTGGCATCCTAGAAATGAAGAAACAGCCTTTGAAACAGGATTttatccttccttcctcttcctcctcccaggaATTTTAATCTCTGAGGTCTAAGCTCTTCAGCTGCCTCACAAACATTGTTTTAATTCAGACAGGCATCCATGCAGTGAGCCACAAATCAGGACTGTGGCTGTGAAGCTTGAAGCAATGCTGGTTTATagcactaaaaataataatctgttACCCAGGTTAAGCTAAGCACTTCCCAAATAACTCTACCTATCCTCAGGGATGTTTCCAAAAGGATCACTGTAAAAGCTGGGAGTGGGGAGAGAGAGTgtcatcaaaattaaaaatacagctttccgAGATCTTTATATTCCGATAAAATGAGAGTCAAAATTGTTCATATACGGAACATTAACTAAGAAGTGAACGACAGATTGTCAAAATAATTGCTtggggaacaaaaaaaaccataaataaaaataagttcaTGTGTAGATAATAAGTAAACCATTatgctaagaaaaaaaccagacGTGCCAAAACTAAAAGCAAGAAGGCTGTTTCATCTGTCTCAATACAAAAATAATGACTGAAAAGAATCAGAGATCCTCACGACCATTACCATATACAGGAACTTCCAGGTcttgggaaaaaacaaaggaaactgtagtgtgcaattcacagAGGTAACCTGGGATTTATTGGTGAACTAGTTGCAAAATTTCTGAGAGCAGACTGGAAAAGCATAGGGACTGATCAGACCATGTGTGGGCATTTCCAGCAGTGTGAGGGATgtttctgggagcagctgcagggaagagaaGCAGCGCACAATCACTGGGTGTCCTAGGGTGACCTTACGATGCTCGTATCCCCGATTGTGTGTTCTGTTGATGCTGGATATTATATTGTGTGCCTTCCAGACGGGCTCTGAGAGCAAAGGCggggagaagaagaagcacAGAGTTTGTTATCAGAGACTGCACTCACTGCTGCCCAGtctgctggaacacagaacTCCACGGTGCTGTCTGGGCACCATCGGGGCAGAACACCGcgctcctttgctttttagttactTTAGCTAGCTGGGGCAGTCCAAGTTTTCCCTcgactggttttctttcccttttcttggatcCGTtcgaacctgctctggaccagGACCTGGGGAAGCACCGAGAGCTCGCACTTTGTGGCCCACGGGGGGCTACTCcgggcagcagcctttcccagtgccagagggacagATAACAGAGCCACCATCCACCGGAGAGATTTTCTGAatctgtcatctcttcagagcaacAAAtgggttttgtcatctggtattGTCCATTTtttgggctgggcagtgctttgcctgttaaataaacaggctTTTTaaacttctctctgaggaaatttttCCCGAACTGACTGGGGGCAGGGGCCGTGTGGGTTTGATTTCTGGGGGGGGGCCCTTTTGGGcgttttctcccaaatttgccctaaaccaggacacagggacaatcTCTTTGTGGGCTGTAGACTTTATGACAGtctgtcccctggggctgggggagctgtcccagggcagggagggccagggctggcaggggttGCTCAGAGAAGGGTTTGGCCCATGTCCCTCAAAGCAGCGACTGCCCAAGCAGCTGCGCTGGCCCCGGGCTCTCCTCCCggcctgctgggctttgttgggtggcacagcctgtgccaaggggcGGCAAGGTGCCTgcaggccccagctctgggggaaacagAGAACGTCCTGGCTGTATgcaccctgctgccagctcagcagtgcagcacagcgcGGGCTCACGCTCCCCGTTGCTCCCACAGATGCAGCCAGCACCACAACACGTGTTCCCAATGCCCAGAAGGGAATCAGAACGGGTTGCTATTGGGGTACACCCTGTTTGCTTGTGATAAGGGCAAGTTTGGCCTTctatttctgccaggaaatGATTTGGAAGTGCTCAACTAAACCTCGACTGAGAGCTTCCCAAATCATCTCTTCTGTTGCCATAAAGAGATGGGGCTGTCACCCCCGTGTCCGGGTGGTAccaccagcaaagcccagccagcaccagcactggctgagctccatgcccaggagcagccgTGGATGCCCAcggtgagggcaggcaggagccaggcaggggctgctgtgagcagcagcggggccccgaggggctgggggagcccatgctgagcatccctgggctGAGGGCACATTTCCTCCAGTGGGATCATCTGGGCCTGGAGCTCCTCCAGTGGCATgcccaggaaaagagggaagccATCAAGAACATCTCCAGGGACACAGCCTGACCATCAATGCCAGCAGCAGGTTTTGCTGAGCAATGGCCCTTGGATcaagcaaaacatttccaatCAGGGCAGTCCATTTGTACAGATGGGTGTACACTCTGGGGGCACAGCCAAGGCaatgaggtcacagcaggctctggggtcagagcaggctgaggtcacatcaggctctggggtcagagcaggctgaggtcacagcaggctctgaggtcacagaggtgccagagccccgtggctgcacagcaccacaagGACCGAGCAGTCAGTCCTTGAGCACAACTGTtgcggcagcagcagcggtggcagcagtggtgctgacTTTGGACAGCGGTGTCAGGACAGCggtggcagcaagagctgggGACTGGCAGAGGGCGAGGCACCATGGCCCTTGCTCTgcgcctcttcctcctgctcctcctggccgtggccctgcctgccagggctgcccaggctgctccgcTGCAAGCGCGGGGAGCAGGTGAGCcggcagcctggctcccctttcccaggagAGCGCTCCCTGCTTGCCGGGAAGCGCTGGGGGATGGTTTTCCCCTAGGCTTGAGGGAGGGTTTCCtgtgtgggagggagagagccCCTgtgggggctgggctgctccagccgccctcccagggatgttgcacagggcctACCAAAAATGtggagagtgaccaggagccagcccagagctccccaggcccctgtgcagctttggccatggccaTTCACATGAGACTCCCACGGCCATACCCGACCCCCTTGCCGTGCCCAGTTCCCAAAGGCACAGGAGGATCCCAGCACAACAGGAAATTGTTCTCATCTGTGCTCCCTTCTAGATGAGCATGCTAGGAAGGCTTATCCAGCAGCTTGGCTCCATGCAGATTTCCAGCCTCTTAAGCCTCCTGCAGGTATGCTGTCAATGTTCCTAAAAGAATAATCATTGGCAACCTGGCAGGAAGCAGGTGACAGAAGCTCCTGTGCCTGTTGAGTTacaggtgtgtctgcagggaagACTTTTCAGGCTCCTTTGTGGGTTGCTGcacacaagcccagctcccatcgcaggggtgagtagtgtgtccctgctgagcccacaggctgagccctggttttgtgggatccaTTCCGGGGGAAATGCAAATACATCTCTTAAGCTCCTCCAAGAGTGAGGCACAAGCCTACAGGAGACAGTAAGTCCCTGGAGGCATCCAAACACATGGAGAAGACACTGAGTGATGTGGAGAGATGTGgtggtgggtgcatttccctcagccttgccctgggactcagcagccgggggcgttccctgcacatctggacacaccGTGCCCGGCACagcgggaagggatccatggcagcctggctgccctgctgctgctttcacggcctgcagggctgtttcccagcctggcctggctgcagcttctccccagcctctgcaggaaggcatttggcagccgctgacagggagcccaaactgcaccatgggccatgcacaccctgagatcccctgcaatttcctgGTCACCACCAGATAAAGAGGGGTGGTGGTTTGGAGAAGGGAGGGCCCTGCCCTGGTTCCAAAGCTTGGATGACTTCCTGATCCTTATTAATGTCTTTGACAAGCATTGCCTCCTGAAGATGCTATTTTCCTGTCGGGGAACAGGCCCACCTGATCcagctgtcccttttcccttctccagggatggacagagaggctgtgctgaaggctgagtttcccagaggaagcagtgGCTCATTGGcagcctctgcagcaggaagggaggcgATGCCCGGCACAGTCACTGGAGGTAATTGCTGTGTCTctgggcctgagccctgctgaggcttgagctgccctctctgctgcttggcagtgcGGGCACAGCCCGGACAAGAGCggcacagcccagaggaatTATCCCgagcaggctcagggcactcgggtactgagcagtcctgctggGGTCCCTCCATGGGAGACACATCCCGAAACCTGGGAGAGACTGCACAGGGAGcccatggtggggaaagggcagagggtGAGAGCAAGGCTCCAGTGTGTCCTGAGAGGGAGTGGCAATGTCCCCCTTGGGTTGGGGGAGTTTCCCAGCAGACGGAGGGATGGAGGTTGAGAGCCATAGTTGtagcactgcctgctgcaatTTTCCCCAAGGATATAGTGAGGGTTTCCtgtgtgggagggagagagccccagggccctgggctgctcctgctgccctcccagggatgttgcacagggcctACCAAAAGTG is a window of Vidua macroura isolate BioBank_ID:100142 chromosome 13, ASM2450914v1, whole genome shotgun sequence DNA encoding:
- the LOC128813780 gene encoding uncharacterized protein LOC128813780 yields the protein MALALRLFLLLLLAVALPARAAQAAPLQARGADWDGDMAYPDALLDDSLDLLENAGGPPRWKNADTGHKKSLEAAKHLDQMLRDLERRRVMDQISQWKEAHPGGSSGSVPTSTPGRKAMPGAGTGTGEVLVKSHKNAQNPPSTPRVFCPQDVRKSCMIGTVVTLFTVPLSMVVCCVGFRWWKEKKDAAAAAPASWPRSHDSPSPPGSPETVGFGSSQTWPPQQQLSKKAEHQHSVPPPRPPSPAVKRKPPEIPPPPPLPSPPPWSS